Proteins from a genomic interval of Pseudoruegeria sp. SHC-113:
- a CDS encoding bifunctional enoyl-CoA hydratase/phosphate acetyltransferase, with the protein MDTLENRTFDEISPGDSATLSRTLTTRDIDLFAVMSGDVNPSHMDAEFAAEDSFHRIVGHGMWGGALFSTLLGTELPGAGTIYLGQSLRFHGPMGLGDTVTVRVTVREKHADGHRVIFDCLCAGADGTPLITGEAEVTAPTEKIRRAKVDLPEVHLRRRGGAYEALIRATDDLEPIRTAVVHPCDAVSLAGALQAAEMGLITPVLVGPETRIRAVAEAEGLSLAGVDLVDSAHSHASAEEAVALVRAGKAEALMKGALHTDEVMSAVVDRAKGLRTERRMSHVFAMDVPSYPKPLFITDAAINIFPDLAVKADIVQNAIELVRCMGVEVPKVAILSAVETIMPNIPSTVEASALCKMADRGQITGGVLDGPLAFDNAISLAAAQTKGIVSPVAGQADILVAPDLEAGNMIAKQLMYLAGAASAGLVLGARVPIMLTSRADGEISRVASAAMAQLFVRRRAAGGVA; encoded by the coding sequence ATGGACACGTTGGAAAACCGCACCTTCGACGAGATTTCGCCGGGCGACAGCGCCACGCTCAGCCGCACGCTCACCACGCGCGACATCGATCTCTTCGCGGTGATGTCCGGCGATGTGAACCCCTCGCATATGGACGCCGAATTTGCGGCCGAGGATTCGTTTCACCGCATCGTGGGCCACGGCATGTGGGGCGGGGCGCTGTTTTCCACCCTGCTCGGCACCGAACTGCCCGGCGCGGGCACGATCTACCTCGGCCAGTCGCTGCGCTTTCACGGGCCCATGGGGCTTGGCGATACGGTGACGGTGCGCGTCACGGTGCGTGAAAAACACGCCGATGGCCATCGGGTGATCTTCGATTGCCTCTGCGCAGGAGCCGATGGCACGCCGCTGATCACCGGTGAGGCCGAAGTCACCGCGCCCACCGAGAAGATCCGCCGCGCGAAAGTGGATCTGCCCGAGGTGCACCTGCGCCGCCGGGGCGGGGCCTATGAGGCGCTGATCCGGGCGACCGATGATCTCGAGCCGATCCGCACGGCCGTCGTGCATCCTTGCGATGCTGTCTCGCTCGCGGGCGCGCTGCAGGCGGCGGAGATGGGGCTGATCACGCCGGTGCTCGTGGGGCCGGAAACGCGCATCCGTGCCGTGGCCGAAGCCGAGGGGCTTTCGCTTGCGGGCGTCGATCTGGTGGACAGCGCCCACAGCCATGCGTCTGCGGAAGAGGCCGTGGCGCTGGTGCGCGCGGGCAAGGCCGAGGCGCTGATGAAAGGGGCGCTGCACACTGACGAGGTGATGAGCGCGGTGGTGGATCGCGCCAAGGGGCTGCGCACCGAGCGGCGGATGAGCCATGTTTTCGCGATGGATGTGCCGAGCTACCCGAAGCCGCTCTTCATCACCGACGCGGCGATCAACATCTTCCCCGATCTCGCCGTAAAGGCCGACATCGTGCAAAACGCCATCGAACTGGTGCGCTGCATGGGGGTGGAGGTGCCGAAGGTGGCGATCCTCTCCGCCGTCGAGACGATCATGCCCAACATCCCCTCCACGGTGGAAGCTTCGGCCCTTTGCAAAATGGCCGATCGCGGCCAGATCACCGGTGGGGTACTGGACGGACCGCTGGCCTTTGACAACGCTATTTCGCTCGCGGCGGCGCAGACAAAGGGGATCGTCTCGCCCGTGGCAGGGCAGGCCGACATCCTCGTCGCACCGGATTTGGAGGCCGGGAACATGATCGCCAAGCAGTTGATGTATCTGGCCGGGGCGGCCAGCGCCGGGCTGGTGCTGGGCGCGCGGGTGCCGATCATGCTCACCAGCCGCGCCGATGGAGAGATCTCGCGCGTGGCCTCTGCCGCCATGGCGCAGCTTTTCGTGCGCCGCAGAGCGGCAGGAGGTGTGGCATGA
- the cobT gene encoding nicotinate-nucleotide--dimethylbenzimidazole phosphoribosyltransferase, whose protein sequence is MSQAQPASSAASLPKTLQEWSALLKTLPQADAAAAQAARARNGVLTKPPGALGRLEELAIWYAGWRGTEKPSVERPQVIVFAGIHGVAARGVSAFPGEVTVQMVANFEHGGAAINQLCKAAGATLSVIPLALDTPTADFTQGPALSDADMLEALAAGWNAVDPQADLLVVGEMGIANTTSAAAIYLALYGGSALDWTGLGTGISEEALPLKAQVVADGVAANPGQGGLEILAGLGGRELAAMAGAVVRARLLSIPVIMDGFVCTAALSCLARESADALDHVVAGHGSAEQAHGAALAKLGMVPLLDLGMRLGEASGGALAIQVLKGAVACHSGMATFAEAGVSEG, encoded by the coding sequence ATGAGCCAAGCACAGCCCGCGTCCTCGGCCGCGTCCCTGCCTAAAACCCTGCAGGAGTGGTCTGCCCTGCTGAAGACCCTGCCGCAGGCCGATGCCGCAGCCGCTCAAGCGGCGCGCGCACGCAATGGCGTGCTGACAAAGCCCCCCGGCGCGCTTGGACGGCTGGAAGAGCTGGCGATCTGGTATGCCGGCTGGCGCGGCACCGAAAAGCCGTCGGTGGAGCGCCCGCAGGTCATTGTTTTCGCAGGAATTCATGGCGTGGCCGCGCGCGGCGTTTCGGCCTTTCCGGGCGAGGTGACCGTACAGATGGTGGCCAACTTCGAACACGGCGGCGCGGCGATCAACCAGCTCTGCAAGGCCGCAGGTGCCACGCTGTCGGTGATCCCGCTCGCGCTGGACACGCCTACGGCCGATTTCACCCAAGGCCCCGCGCTTTCGGACGCGGACATGCTCGAAGCGCTCGCGGCGGGCTGGAACGCGGTGGATCCGCAGGCCGATCTGCTCGTCGTCGGCGAGATGGGCATCGCCAACACCACATCCGCCGCGGCGATCTACCTGGCGCTCTACGGCGGCAGCGCGCTGGACTGGACGGGGCTTGGCACCGGCATCAGCGAGGAGGCCCTGCCGCTGAAGGCGCAAGTGGTGGCCGATGGCGTGGCGGCCAATCCGGGGCAGGGCGGGCTTGAGATCCTCGCTGGCCTCGGCGGGCGCGAACTTGCGGCCATGGCGGGCGCGGTGGTGCGCGCGCGCCTGCTGTCTATCCCGGTGATCATGGACGGTTTCGTCTGCACTGCCGCGCTTTCCTGCCTCGCCCGCGAAAGTGCTGATGCGCTGGATCACGTGGTGGCGGGGCATGGCTCTGCCGAACAGGCCCATGGTGCGGCGCTGGCCAAGCTCGGCATGGTGCCGCTGCTGGATCTGGGGATGCGTCTGGGCGAGGCCTCAGGCGGTGCGCTGGCCATTCAGGTGCTGAAAGGGGCCGTCGCCTGCCATTCGGGCATGGCGACCTTCGCGGAAGCTGGGGTGTCGGAGGGCTAA
- a CDS encoding BamA/TamA family outer membrane protein: MAPTSHRPLAPCLLMLACCAASGAAANNVITNATQDAVDVAATDTGLRSGNLIVAPIPFSNDTIGSGLVLGAGYLFTLPGSRPSGVGLGGFKTDNGSEAYLLGGSVVFDENRWTLGALLGEGDINYDLPVVGDLVLPLSQQVAGGAVRLEYGFSDQLKAGGAIAYLDSSITLGPGIDIPEVLRPDLDVDLLRLSFDVVHDTRDDTFYPTQGTYLNLSLGFGHIEDALFEGKLKISDRDYPKIVGKGSAFWGVGQNAVFGANATLCGTSSDAPFFDTCGVGFADGLRGFSSLGALANYSASAQVEYRGRLTERFGYVVFAGAGAGGDEIGDLSFDNGGLAGGVGLRIRLSKDFGLDYAIDYARNLDDEEFLYLSLGQKF, encoded by the coding sequence ATGGCCCCAACATCGCATCGCCCCCTTGCCCCTTGCCTGCTGATGCTAGCCTGCTGCGCGGCCTCCGGTGCGGCGGCCAACAACGTGATCACAAATGCCACGCAGGACGCGGTGGACGTCGCGGCCACGGACACCGGTCTGCGCAGCGGCAATCTCATCGTTGCCCCGATCCCCTTCAGCAACGACACCATTGGCAGCGGCCTCGTGCTGGGCGCGGGCTACCTGTTCACCCTGCCCGGCTCCCGCCCCTCCGGCGTGGGGCTTGGCGGCTTCAAGACAGACAACGGCAGCGAAGCTTACCTGCTGGGCGGCAGCGTGGTGTTCGACGAAAACCGCTGGACGCTGGGCGCGTTGCTTGGGGAGGGCGACATCAATTACGATCTTCCGGTGGTCGGCGATCTGGTGCTGCCGCTCAGCCAGCAGGTCGCCGGGGGCGCGGTGCGGCTGGAATATGGCTTCAGCGATCAGCTGAAGGCCGGGGGCGCAATTGCCTATCTCGATTCTTCCATCACGCTGGGCCCCGGCATCGACATCCCGGAGGTCCTGCGCCCGGATCTGGACGTCGATCTGCTCCGGCTTTCCTTCGACGTGGTGCACGACACCCGCGATGATACGTTTTACCCGACGCAGGGCACCTATCTGAACCTCTCGCTGGGCTTTGGCCACATTGAAGACGCGCTGTTTGAAGGCAAGCTCAAGATCAGCGATCGTGATTACCCAAAGATCGTGGGCAAGGGCTCGGCCTTCTGGGGCGTTGGGCAGAACGCGGTGTTCGGCGCGAACGCGACACTCTGCGGCACCAGTTCGGATGCGCCCTTCTTTGACACTTGCGGCGTGGGATTCGCGGATGGCCTGCGCGGCTTCTCCTCGCTCGGCGCGCTGGCGAATTACTCGGCCTCCGCGCAAGTAGAATACCGGGGCCGCCTGACGGAGCGCTTCGGCTATGTCGTCTTTGCCGGGGCCGGTGCCGGAGGCGATGAAATCGGGGATCTCTCCTTCGACAACGGCGGGCTGGCCGGGGGTGTGGGCTTGCGGATCCGGCTTTCCAAGGATTTCGGGCTGGATTACGCCATCGACTACGCCCGCAACCTCGACGACGAGGAATTCCTCTACCTCTCGCTTGGGCAGAAGTTCTAG
- a CDS encoding NIPSNAP family protein: MIFDHRTYTCRPGTIKKHLKLYAEHGYAAQSRHLGKPLLYGQVETGDVNSYVHVWVYKDAADRAARRSAMAADPEWQAFLKLSAEAGNLVSQVNQIITPAAFYDMPDVG; encoded by the coding sequence ATGATCTTTGATCATCGCACCTACACCTGCCGCCCCGGCACGATCAAAAAGCACCTCAAGCTTTATGCCGAGCATGGATATGCTGCCCAAAGCCGCCATCTGGGCAAGCCGCTGCTCTACGGGCAGGTCGAAACAGGGGACGTCAATTCCTATGTCCACGTCTGGGTTTACAAGGACGCCGCAGACCGGGCGGCCCGGCGCAGCGCGATGGCTGCGGATCCGGAATGGCAGGCCTTCCTCAAGCTGAGCGCCGAGGCCGGGAATCTGGTGTCGCAGGTCAACCAGATCATCACGCCCGCCGCGTTTTACGACATGCCTGACGTCGGCTAA
- a CDS encoding TRAP transporter small permease, translating to MTVLAQTDRILGRVLRGLPILCLSALFMLLLVNVIARLFKLAGFAWFDEIVQGLFAWMVFSGAAALWREKDHFQVDWLPMALPPARRRALQILTGLLSLGFLAAMTWYGLQLTLKATALTPILDLPVRLFYLAIPLSGAVMLMYSLADLIRLVLGPPALETSHDL from the coding sequence ATGACAGTGCTTGCTCAAACCGACCGCATCCTTGGCCGCGTGCTGCGCGGGCTGCCCATCCTCTGCCTTTCCGCGCTCTTCATGCTGCTGCTTGTCAACGTCATTGCGCGGCTGTTCAAACTGGCCGGGTTCGCCTGGTTCGATGAGATCGTGCAGGGGCTCTTTGCCTGGATGGTCTTCTCCGGCGCGGCAGCGCTTTGGCGCGAGAAGGATCACTTCCAGGTGGATTGGCTGCCGATGGCGCTGCCGCCAGCGCGGCGGCGGGCCTTGCAGATCCTGACGGGCCTGCTGTCCCTCGGCTTCCTCGCGGCGATGACATGGTACGGGCTGCAGCTCACCCTCAAGGCCACTGCGCTGACGCCGATCCTCGATTTGCCCGTCCGGCTCTTCTACCTCGCCATCCCGCTCTCGGGCGCGGTGATGCTGATGTATTCCCTCGCGGATTTGATCCGCCTCGTTCTTGGACCCCCAGCTTTGGAGACCTCTCATGATCTTTGA
- a CDS encoding TRAP transporter large permease, whose protein sequence is MITFLILLVLVLLIGLGLPVAVSLGLTAVGFYALQGDMRILSMLPQRMFSATTGFTLLAIPFFILAGNLMNTGGITHRIFRFADACVGHVRGGLGQVNVLASLLFSGMSGAAVADAAGLGQVELKAMADKGYDPDFSAAITAASSTIGPVFPPSIPFVLYSSITGVSVSKLFLAGVVPGLLMALALMAAVWIVAWLHKMPRRDHIAWREIGASFLDAALSLLTPIIIIAGIFGGLFTPTEAGVAASAYALVLSMFIYREIKPSQLPRILWETLQHTIRVMFVIAAAGFFGWMLVHQRVPNQLVTSMLELSENPAVLMAIVVLVLLILGLFLEGIAVIVLTVPLFLPVMTEIGVDPVQFGVIMIMCSMVGLLTPPVGMVLFAVSSVAGLSVGRLSKALMPYLLGIAFVLLLVVTVPAVSVWLPNLVMGP, encoded by the coding sequence ATGATCACCTTTCTTATTCTGCTCGTTCTCGTGCTGTTGATCGGGCTTGGCCTGCCTGTGGCCGTGTCGCTCGGTCTGACCGCGGTCGGATTCTACGCCCTTCAGGGCGATATGCGGATCCTGTCCATGCTGCCGCAGCGCATGTTCTCGGCCACCACGGGCTTCACCCTGCTGGCAATTCCCTTCTTCATCCTTGCGGGCAACCTGATGAACACCGGCGGCATCACCCACCGCATCTTCCGCTTTGCCGATGCCTGTGTGGGGCATGTGCGGGGCGGGCTGGGGCAGGTCAACGTGCTGGCCTCCCTGCTGTTCTCCGGCATGTCCGGCGCGGCGGTTGCCGATGCGGCGGGCCTTGGGCAGGTCGAGCTGAAGGCCATGGCCGACAAGGGCTATGACCCGGATTTCTCGGCAGCCATCACGGCGGCCTCCTCCACCATCGGGCCGGTCTTCCCGCCTTCCATCCCCTTCGTGCTCTATTCGTCGATCACCGGCGTTTCGGTGTCCAAGCTCTTTCTTGCCGGCGTCGTGCCCGGCCTGCTGATGGCGCTTGCGCTGATGGCGGCTGTCTGGATCGTGGCCTGGCTGCACAAGATGCCGCGCCGCGATCACATCGCCTGGCGCGAGATCGGCGCGAGCTTTCTGGACGCAGCGCTTTCGCTTCTGACGCCGATCATCATCATCGCCGGGATTTTCGGTGGCCTCTTCACCCCGACAGAGGCCGGTGTGGCCGCGAGCGCCTACGCCCTTGTGCTCTCCATGTTCATCTACCGCGAGATCAAGCCCAGCCAGCTGCCGCGGATCCTCTGGGAGACTCTGCAGCACACGATCCGGGTGATGTTCGTTATCGCGGCGGCGGGCTTCTTTGGCTGGATGCTGGTGCACCAGCGTGTGCCCAACCAGCTTGTCACCTCGATGCTGGAGCTGTCGGAGAACCCGGCGGTGCTGATGGCCATCGTCGTGCTTGTCCTGCTGATCCTCGGGCTGTTTCTGGAAGGCATCGCCGTGATCGTGCTCACCGTGCCGCTCTTCCTGCCGGTCATGACGGAAATCGGAGTCGATCCGGTCCAGTTCGGAGTGATCATGATCATGTGCTCTATGGTCGGCCTGCTGACCCCGCCCGTGGGCATGGTGCTCTTCGCTGTGTCCTCGGTGGCCGGGCTGAGCGTCGGGCGGCTGTCCAAGGCGCTGATGCCCTATCTGCTCGGGATCGCCTTCGTTCTGCTGCTGGTGGTGACGGTGCCTGCTGTCTCTGTCTGGCTCCCCAATCTGGTGATGGGCCCATGA
- a CDS encoding TRAP transporter substrate-binding protein, whose translation MLKTLLTTTVITTIAAGAALAQDVTLRLAHFAADTHPGHLAAVQFAERVSERTGGAIAVELYPANELGSPPEQLEQTILGAIEMNLPTQGALDKYEKAFGTVMTPFAFSSYEQAHAVLDGPFTDWAGPKLEEQGLVMLSNWEYGFRNITNSVRPINTPADVEGLKLRTPPELQIVAAMEGLGAATTQIAFPELPNALNQGVVDGQENPIGVIYHFKLNEFQENLALTRHVYNSMVHVINKDVFDGLTEEQQQILREESLAAGAMMREAVIAQEEEEIAALEAAGMTVTRPDLAPFAEMMGPARARVAEYSGAENMETFLSFLK comes from the coding sequence ATGCTGAAAACACTTCTGACAACCACGGTGATCACCACCATCGCGGCCGGTGCCGCGCTTGCCCAGGACGTCACGCTGCGTCTGGCGCATTTCGCCGCCGACACCCATCCGGGCCATCTTGCCGCCGTGCAATTTGCCGAGCGCGTGTCCGAGCGCACCGGCGGCGCGATTGCGGTGGAGCTGTACCCGGCCAACGAACTGGGCTCGCCGCCCGAGCAGCTGGAGCAGACCATCCTTGGCGCCATCGAGATGAACCTGCCGACGCAGGGTGCGCTCGACAAATACGAGAAAGCCTTCGGGACGGTGATGACGCCCTTCGCCTTCTCAAGCTACGAGCAGGCGCATGCCGTGCTGGACGGGCCCTTCACCGATTGGGCCGGGCCGAAGCTGGAAGAGCAGGGGCTGGTGATGCTGTCCAACTGGGAATACGGCTTCCGCAACATCACGAACTCTGTGCGCCCGATCAATACCCCGGCGGATGTGGAGGGCCTCAAGCTGCGCACCCCGCCCGAGCTTCAGATCGTCGCCGCCATGGAAGGGCTTGGCGCGGCCACCACCCAGATCGCCTTCCCGGAGCTGCCGAACGCGCTCAACCAGGGCGTTGTGGATGGGCAGGAAAACCCGATCGGCGTGATCTACCACTTCAAGCTCAACGAGTTTCAGGAGAACCTCGCACTGACGCGGCACGTCTACAACTCAATGGTGCATGTCATCAACAAGGACGTGTTTGACGGGCTCACCGAAGAGCAGCAGCAAATCCTGCGCGAAGAGAGCCTCGCGGCCGGTGCGATGATGCGCGAAGCGGTTATCGCGCAGGAAGAGGAAGAGATCGCCGCGCTTGAAGCCGCCGGTATGACGGTCACCCGGCCGGATCTTGCCCCCTTCGCCGAGATGATGGGCCCGGCACGGGCACGGGTCGCCGAATACAGCGGCGCGGAGAACATGGAAACCTTCCTGAGCTTCCTGAAATAA
- a CDS encoding NAD(P)-dependent oxidoreductase yields the protein MRGICRTDSSLANAGHRPPDLPRDESSLNRLSDNWKCVWLQRREDRGMSQERIGLIGLGGMGRGLAKNLLKHGADLLVADLDPEKVAVAVAQGATECADPVEMAAQVDILAVCITTAEAVRALALGPEGAIAALKDGAVFLDHTTVSADHVDIMRDACAAAGVAYAEAPMTRTPAHADRGEVNILFGGEEALLERLRPVFDAYAENIFHVGPAGHAIRLKLIHNYIAFANVAAWCEGFALAAKEGLDMSKVIGIISAAGGKSGMMDLYGELTLRRDFTPHMSLSNAQKDVRYYAEWLERAGLPAFLAQSVNQTYALASIMGHGDEGCTAVIKAYEQLTGVEASLPDTADT from the coding sequence TTGCGCGGGATTTGCCGCACAGATTCATCCTTAGCGAACGCAGGCCATCGGCCACCGGATTTGCCTCGGGATGAATCTTCATTAAACAGGTTGTCAGACAACTGGAAATGTGTTTGGCTGCAACGCAGGGAGGACAGAGGAATGTCTCAGGAACGGATTGGGCTGATTGGTTTGGGCGGCATGGGCCGTGGCCTTGCTAAGAACCTGCTCAAACATGGCGCGGATCTGCTTGTTGCGGATCTCGACCCGGAGAAGGTCGCTGTTGCGGTTGCGCAGGGGGCCACCGAATGTGCCGATCCTGTCGAGATGGCGGCTCAGGTGGATATTCTTGCCGTCTGCATCACCACCGCCGAAGCGGTGCGCGCGCTTGCCCTTGGGCCGGAGGGCGCGATTGCCGCGCTGAAGGATGGCGCGGTGTTCCTCGACCATACGACCGTTTCCGCCGACCACGTGGACATCATGCGCGATGCCTGCGCCGCGGCCGGCGTCGCCTACGCCGAAGCGCCGATGACGCGCACCCCGGCCCATGCGGATCGCGGCGAGGTGAACATCCTCTTCGGCGGCGAAGAGGCGTTGCTGGAGCGGCTGCGGCCCGTCTTTGACGCCTATGCCGAGAACATCTTCCACGTCGGCCCGGCGGGCCACGCGATCCGGCTGAAGCTCATCCACAATTATATCGCCTTTGCCAATGTCGCCGCCTGGTGCGAGGGCTTCGCGCTCGCCGCCAAGGAAGGGCTCGATATGTCCAAGGTGATCGGGATCATCTCTGCGGCCGGTGGCAAATCGGGGATGATGGATCTCTATGGCGAGCTGACCCTGCGCCGGGATTTCACCCCGCATATGTCGCTCTCCAACGCGCAGAAGGACGTCCGCTACTACGCCGAATGGCTGGAGCGCGCGGGCCTGCCGGCCTTCCTCGCGCAATCCGTCAACCAGACCTACGCGCTGGCCTCAATCATGGGCCACGGCGACGAAGGCTGCACGGCCGTCATCAAGGCCTACGAGCAACTGACAGGCGTGGAGGCAAGCCTGCCAGACACAGCCGACACCTGA
- a CDS encoding NAD-dependent succinate-semialdehyde dehydrogenase → MIYTDVNMLIDGAWTKGTGGDEPIFNPATGEVIGRTPHASAADLDRALDAAERGFREWSGMSPHARQQVMEGAARNLEARKVEIAAWCTLEMGKPLAESMAEMDFVIGVIRWCGEEGRRAYGRVIPGRAADHQYLALVEPVGPACGFAAWNFPGTNVIRKIAHALGAGCSMLLKPSEETPATAMGIAAAFHDAGVPAGALQIVFGNPPEVSSHLLASPILKKVSVTGSIPVGKLLVKQAADTLKRTTMELGGHAPVMIFADADVEEAAKMFGGAKFRNAGQVCVSPTRFLVEEAVYPQFVEALTAFAESQVVGNGMDAATTMGPLVAERRIDVMQALVDDAVAHGARVTTGGHRIGNVGSFYAPTVLADVPDTAAIMNEEPFGPLAPVSPVSGPDEMFARANRLNVGLAAFAYTKDAGIAARLRREVRAGMTGINTAMISLPETPFGGVDHSGYGHEGGIEGLAAYQQTRLVAERL, encoded by the coding sequence ATGATCTACACGGATGTGAACATGCTGATCGACGGGGCCTGGACAAAGGGCACCGGCGGCGATGAGCCGATCTTCAACCCGGCAACCGGCGAGGTGATTGGCCGGACGCCGCATGCCTCGGCGGCTGATCTGGATCGCGCGCTTGACGCCGCCGAACGGGGCTTTCGGGAATGGTCGGGCATGTCGCCCCATGCGCGCCAGCAGGTGATGGAGGGCGCGGCCCGCAACCTCGAAGCGCGCAAGGTCGAGATTGCCGCTTGGTGCACGCTGGAAATGGGCAAGCCCTTGGCCGAGAGCATGGCCGAGATGGATTTCGTCATCGGCGTGATCCGCTGGTGCGGCGAGGAGGGGCGGCGCGCCTATGGCCGCGTCATTCCGGGCCGCGCGGCAGATCACCAGTATCTGGCGCTCGTGGAGCCCGTCGGCCCGGCCTGCGGCTTCGCGGCGTGGAACTTCCCCGGCACCAACGTGATCCGCAAGATCGCCCATGCCCTCGGGGCGGGGTGTTCGATGCTGCTGAAACCCTCCGAGGAGACACCGGCGACGGCGATGGGGATCGCGGCGGCTTTCCATGATGCAGGCGTGCCTGCCGGGGCGCTGCAGATCGTGTTTGGCAATCCGCCGGAGGTGTCGAGCCATCTGCTGGCCTCTCCGATCCTCAAGAAAGTCTCCGTTACTGGCTCGATCCCCGTGGGCAAGCTCCTTGTCAAACAGGCGGCGGATACGCTGAAGCGCACGACGATGGAGCTTGGCGGCCATGCGCCGGTGATGATCTTCGCGGATGCCGACGTCGAGGAGGCGGCCAAAATGTTTGGCGGGGCGAAGTTCCGCAATGCCGGGCAGGTCTGCGTGTCGCCGACGCGTTTTCTCGTCGAGGAGGCCGTCTATCCGCAGTTCGTGGAGGCGCTCACCGCCTTTGCCGAATCGCAGGTGGTTGGAAACGGCATGGATGCGGCCACCACGATGGGCCCGCTCGTGGCAGAACGCCGCATCGATGTGATGCAGGCGCTTGTGGATGATGCGGTTGCCCATGGCGCGCGGGTGACGACGGGCGGCCATCGCATCGGCAATGTCGGATCGTTCTACGCGCCCACCGTGCTGGCCGATGTGCCCGACACGGCGGCGATCATGAACGAAGAACCCTTCGGGCCGCTCGCGCCGGTCTCGCCCGTGTCGGGGCCAGACGAGATGTTTGCGCGAGCGAACCGCCTGAACGTCGGTCTGGCGGCCTTTGCCTATACCAAGGACGCCGGGATCGCAGCGCGGCTCAGGCGTGAGGTGAGGGCGGGCATGACAGGGATCAATACTGCCATGATTTCGCTGCCGGAAACGCCCTTTGGCGGGGTCGATCACTCCGGCTACGGGCATGAAGGCGGGATCGAGGGCCTTGCGGCCTATCAACAGACGCGGCTCGTGGCCGAGCGCCTCTAA